TTCAACTTTTATGACCCTCGGCGACAAAAAACTAAGAAGGTGCGGGGAAATGTCGCTGATGTCTTTCGGCTTTTCAGGAGCGCTCGTCAGCGCGGTAAAAATATCGGTTTCAAGACGGAGACCGGACGGGGGAGACCATTCTTTCCCTTCCGGGCACACCTCAAACGCTTTTTCCACGGCGACTATCATATCCTGCGAATACCCTCAATATCGAGCTCAAGCTTTCTTCCTCGCCAGCGCCGTGGGTCTTTCGAGGATTGCCCTGAACAGGCACTGGACATCCGACGTCATCGCCGGAGCCTGCCTTGGAATCGCTTCGGGATTTCTCGTGGAGAAGATATATACTTGGGTTTCAGAGAGATAAAAAACATCAAAATATTCCCTTTCATACAAATCACAAGACCTTTAAATCTGCTCATAGTAGAATCCGCGGTGTACCTCGGTTTTTTCATCAGCTCAGGATCATATAGAGTTTCTTTGAAAGACATACTTCTGTTCCTTCCAATATCACTCAGCGCCGCAGCAGGTTACTGTCTGAACGACCTTACCGATTTGGAAGAAGACAGGTTAAACAGACCAAATAGAGTTCTCGTAAAAAAAATCATTTCAAAAAAAACCTGCGTTATATTTCTATCTGCCCTTGTTTTAATCTCATTATCGGTTTCTTTATTCAAACCGATTTTGCTTTTGACCAACATTCTCATACTTTTTTTTGTGCTTATTTACGATTTCTATTTAAAGAAAACTCCTTTAGCCGGCAACGTGCTGACGTCCTGCCTTGGCTCTTCTCCAGTGCTATGGGGTTCTCTGGTTCCTCAAAAGACAGATCTTTCGCCGGCTCTATGTGTATTTTTTCTCGCTTTTTTACTACATCTAAACCGTGAAACGGTAAAGGACATCGAGGATTACAAAGGTGATTTGGCGGCGGGAAAAAACACAACGGCGGTTTTTTTAGGTTTGAAATATTCCCGTTTTCTTGTCGTTATCTTTCATTTTATTCTGTTTGCATGTGCTATTCTGGTTTTCATAAAACTTTTTGGCTTTAGCCCAAAAACCTTCGTCTTTTCTTCACCACTATTTTTTTTCATCTTTACGAGTTTAGTATCTTCAATAAAATCAAAATTTACTCTTTCATCCCTTTTTTTGAGACTTTCTATGGCGTCGGCAGTAGCCTGTCTTTTCTTTTTGTTTTCATAAAAAAAAAGAGCCGGTATTCACCGGCCCCTTTACAGAAGTTATTTTGACATCAATAACCAAACCACTCTAAAACTTTATCGTAAACTGATGCAATCGGTTCTAAAGTAGTTTCATTTCTCTGAAGCGATTTCCCTGAAAATCCGAATGAAGCTGACTTAACACCAAGAGATGGGTTGTTGTAGAGAACTGCGCAAGGAGTTTCATCCCATGGTCTTAAACCGTCCCAATTATATAGTACAGTTATATTAGGATCTGATGATGGAAAATTTTCACATAAGAAACCTGCAATTTTATTGGGAGGAAACCCATTTGCTGGATCAAATACAAGATTTACATTCGGAAATCCGAGCCCAGTAGCATATTGAGTGACTGTTGCACCACTAAAAGCTTGTACTGTATCACAGTTTGTATAAACTGAAAGGCCCATAAGATCATGTATCAAATAACCTGCTATGCCATCAAGGTTTAAAACAGGTTGAGCAGAGATCATCCAAGGTCCAAAAGTCCAGATTTTACCTCCGACATTGATATAATCCAGCAACTCAATTGTATCTTTAACAAATCCAGGATCAGATTTCGACATATCATCCCTTATATAAATAACAAGGGAAAGATCTTTAAGGCTGTCTTTCGATATGACACCAGACGATCTATTGTAATACCTGAAAGTAGTCCCTGGTCTTATCATTGAAAAAAGGTTCTCATACCATGCTCTTTGACCATAGGTATATGTTGTTGAAAAAAGAACTCCAATTGCACCGGAAGAAACGTCTGTATTGATAGTTCTAAAGGCAATAGAATCTATATTACTTTCAACATGGGAAGCATTCCTACCTTGTAAATATAACGTATGAAAACCGCCTTGTAAATTCACATTCAACACGCTATCGTTGATAACAATAAATGAATCCCCTTCGGTGACAGGATTCATATCGGTCCATTGAGACCATTCATAATTATCTATTTTGAACCTATATCCTATTGGGGTGTTGGATTGCGAATTGAGGGTATCGACCCTGTTCCACCAGATTTCAAGACCCTGCCATAATGGGTTTGTTTGATGAACGTAAAACATTACAGCTGTATCTAAAGGACTCCAAAATACTGGGATACTATTTCTATAATAACGCAAAATACCGGATGAGCCATCTGGAGCGGATATTTCTACTACTGGTTTCTCGCTGATCACATCCCATCCTCTAATTGCGGGAGTTGGATCTTCAAGACCCTCTTCGTCAACAGAACGAACATAGAAAAAACCCTTGAAATTCCAAATTTCGTGAAATTTGTAAGTTGTATCTGAACCAGCGATTATAGTGTCGATGACAGTGTCGATAACTATAAGCGAGTCAGGGACATCGTCGACTGTCAGTTTCATCGTGTCGCTCGATGCGAATACGGAATCCCATCCGGTTATGGTCGAAGAATTGACAGAATCTCCGGAAAAGAAAATTTCGTAATAAGCGACAACTCCGTCTTCGTCAACTCCGTACCAGTAAACGAGGGAAACAGCATTTATTGTATCGTTTCCAGGCGGGACGTTGACCAAAAAAGTCTGCGGCGCTTTGTTTGTGTTTATGTTGCCTGTCGGAGCTGTCGAACATCCCAGCCAAAGTCCGGCGGTTATCGCCGCCAGCATCAGAATTAAAGCAATAGATATTTTTCTCATTTTCCCCCCTCGATTACGGAGCCTCGAAATAATAAATCGAGGTGCTAAGAGATATACCCGCAGCGGCTTGGTATTGCGAAGAGATTTTCACGTAGCCTCTGCTGCCGGAAGGAGTGTTTCTCGAAAACCTCAATTCATAGATATTGTTTTCGATTCCTCTTATTTCATCCATAATTCCCCACACAACTCCTGATGTCAGCAAATACTGGTAATAACCGTTGGTCTGGAGAGAGAGTGTTTCGATGTTGGCAGTGTCAGGGGTGTCGCCGAAAGTCAGGAAGTACAGGGGTATTCCAGCCGTATTAGCGGCGTCGATGACTGCTTGCCGGTCCGTTGGATCTTCGTTGTTGAGTCCGTCGCCCAGCACTACAATACCCTTGTTGCCGCCTTGCCCTTGAAGTTCGGAAATAGCCCTGTTGATGGCTCTGAATGTGGCGCTCCTTCCGTTGTAAGTCGGAAAATCAGCCCCCGCTTCGAGAAGAGCTATGGACTTTGTGAAATCAGTCAAAAGGGTGTCATAGCTGTGGAAGCCAATAATTGCGATCGAATCGCTGGGTTGTTTCCAATTTATAAAGCGTTTCAAATACGCGATGATATTAGCATCGTAAGATGTCACCGACGAAGACATGCTTCTGACAAGTGCTATGGAATTGTAGTTTTGAACACCCGAATTGAGGACATCCATAGTGAAATCGTTGTAGAAAATATTGTTCGTGTCAACCGATCCGTCGGTTTTATAGTACATTTCCTGCACGGTGAAGTTGGCTTTGTTCAGATTCTGTACAGGTATGTTTTCCTGACTTCTAACGCAAACTCTGACAACGACATCTCCACCCAAAAACTCAATGCCGAGAATCGAGGATGTTATAGCCGTCGTGGAGCTGTCATCCCGGTTGATGTAAG
This portion of the candidate division WOR-3 bacterium genome encodes:
- a CDS encoding UbiA family prenyltransferase, which gives rise to MGFREIKNIKIFPFIQITRPLNLLIVESAVYLGFFISSGSYRVSLKDILLFLPISLSAAAGYCLNDLTDLEEDRLNRPNRVLVKKIISKKTCVIFLSALVLISLSVSLFKPILLLTNILILFFVLIYDFYLKKTPLAGNVLTSCLGSSPVLWGSLVPQKTDLSPALCVFFLAFLLHLNRETVKDIEDYKGDLAAGKNTTAVFLGLKYSRFLVVIFHFILFACAILVFIKLFGFSPKTFVFSSPLFFFIFTSLVSSIKSKFTLSSLFLRLSMASAVACLFFLFS
- a CDS encoding VWA domain-containing protein, with the protein product MKLNRKKLFTVLALFVLLSAVFGGCSKSVIDQPPDEPPYINRDDSSTTAITSSILGIEFLGGDVVVRVCVRSQENIPVQNLNKANFTVQEMYYKTDGSVDTNNIFYNDFTMDVLNSGVQNYNSIALVRSMSSSVTSYDANIIAYLKRFINWKQPSDSIAIIGFHSYDTLLTDFTKSIALLEAGADFPTYNGRSATFRAINRAISELQGQGGNKGIVVLGDGLNNEDPTDRQAVIDAANTAGIPLYFLTFGDTPDTANIETLSLQTNGYYQYLLTSGVVWGIMDEIRGIENNIYELRFSRNTPSGSRGYVKISSQYQAAAGISLSTSIYYFEAP
- a CDS encoding phosphatase PAP2 family protein; the encoded protein is MNIEGFDPDRRASEWIREGFSSPLSQDIMEKTTLLGDGRNIILFSTFMTLGDKKLRRCGEMSLMSFGFSGALVSAVKISVSRRRPDGGDHSFPSGHTSNAFSTATIISCEYPQYRAQAFFLASAVGLSRIALNRHWTSDVIAGACLGIASGFLVEKIYTWVSER